From Elusimicrobiales bacterium, the proteins below share one genomic window:
- a CDS encoding MoaD/ThiS family protein, with the protein MAKVIVKLYTTLKDRLGESSVILEGGSASDVIGALAAAKPGLDRLLLDEEGVLRAHFAVTLNSDLLDHRKMAQAKLKDGDVLHVFPPVSGG; encoded by the coding sequence ATGGCCAAGGTTATTGTAAAGCTCTACACCACGCTCAAAGACAGACTGGGCGAATCTTCCGTCATACTGGAAGGCGGCAGCGCCTCCGACGTAATCGGCGCGCTGGCCGCCGCAAAGCCCGGGCTGGACAGGCTGCTGCTTGACGAAGAGGGCGTACTGCGCGCGCATTTCGCCGTTACACTTAACTCCGACCTGCTGGATCACCGAAAAATGGCGCAGGCAAAACTGAAAGACGGGGACGTGCTTCATGTGTTCCCGCCGGTGTCCGGAGGGTAG
- a CDS encoding nucleotidyltransferase family protein translates to MICGIILAAGASSRMGRPKALLEYRGGTFLDAVCSAMHGAGVHSITVVMGAHAAEIRGKWPGRHTHALVNPHPEQGQLSSLKTALRNMPVYAGAAVMALVDQPEVSSAVYEKLIDAWRQNPGCIAIPRHRGKRGHPIILDARVWPLCFEAPPDKGLHWVTHHGSVSVIDVDVDEESVIRDIDTPEQYAVLTRSRHDE, encoded by the coding sequence ATGATATGCGGCATCATACTGGCCGCGGGCGCCTCATCGCGCATGGGACGGCCCAAGGCGCTGCTGGAGTACAGGGGCGGCACTTTTCTTGACGCGGTCTGCTCCGCCATGCACGGGGCGGGCGTTCACAGCATAACCGTGGTAATGGGCGCGCATGCGGCGGAAATACGCGGGAAATGGCCGGGCAGACACACCCATGCGCTGGTCAACCCGCACCCGGAGCAGGGGCAGCTGTCCTCGCTGAAAACGGCGCTGCGCAACATGCCGGTATACGCCGGCGCGGCGGTGATGGCGCTGGTGGACCAGCCGGAGGTAAGCTCCGCCGTCTATGAGAAGCTGATAGACGCCTGGCGGCAAAATCCCGGCTGCATCGCAATCCCGAGGCACAGGGGAAAGCGCGGGCATCCCATAATACTGGATGCCAGGGTCTGGCCGCTCTGTTTTGAAGCCCCGCCGGACAAGGGGCTGCACTGGGTAACGCATCACGGCAGCGTCTCGGTCATAGATGTAGACGTAGACGAGGAATCCGTGATACGCGACATAGACACGCCGGAACAATACGCCGTTTTGACACGGAGCCGACATGATGAATGA